A single Sorex araneus isolate mSorAra2 chromosome 8, mSorAra2.pri, whole genome shotgun sequence DNA region contains:
- the LIM2 gene encoding lens fiber membrane intrinsic protein — MHSFMGGGLFCAWVGTILLVVATATDHWMQYRLSGAFAHQGLWRYCLGNKCFLQTEGIAYWNATRAFMILASVCATLGVILGSLAFAQHPTFTRLSRPFTAGILLFASTLFVLLALAVYTGVTVSFLGRRFGDWRFSWSYILGWVALLMTFFAGIFYMCAYRVHECRRMSTPR; from the exons ATGCACAGCTTCATGGGTGGCGGCCTCTTCTGTGCCTGGGTCGGGACCATCCTCCTGGTGGTGGCCACGGCGACTGACCACTGGATGCAGTACAGGCTGTCGGGGGCCTTCGCCCACCAGGGCCTGTGGCGTTACTGCCTGGGCAACAAGTGCTTCCTGCAGACGGAGGGCATCG CGTACTGGAATGCCACTCGGGCCTTCATGATCCTGGCCTCGGTGTGTGCCACCTTGGGCGTCATCCTGGGCTCCCTGGCCTTCGCCCAGCACCCCACCTTCACCCGCCTCTCCAGGCCCTTCACGGCTGGCATCTTGCTGTTTGCTTCCA CCCTTTTTGTTCTGCTGGCCTTGGCCGTCTATACTGGGGTCACCGTCAGCTTCCTGGGCCGCCGCTTCGGGGACTGGCGCTTTTCCTGGTCCTACATACTGGGCTGGGTAGCCTTGCTCATGACCTTCTTTGCAG GGATTTTCTACATGTGCGCCTACCGGGTGCATGAATGTCGACGCATGTCCACTCCCCGCTGA
- the C8H19orf84 gene encoding uncharacterized protein C19orf84 homolog → MEQQKEGTTQEGNSPSLPPPGTEPWPTSSFPGLPPALLGTPSPAHLGLPENLASVTIPIRLDALSSLLHSALLGAYALPNCACVPPCQPPQPGPAGSAPQTRGRWDRRPRPGRGPRQQPWGSGRAEQPERAHRGYPASGPRTPPTPSPRTSPTQEGKKEPRRLEAAPDGAPAEEDWETEY, encoded by the exons ATGGAACAGCAAAAGGAAGGGACCACACAGGAGGG AAACAGCCCGTCCCTGCCGCCGCCTGGCACGGAGCCATGGCCCACCTCGTCCTTCCCAGGCCTGCCACCTGCTCTCCTGGGCACCCCAAGTCCTGCCCACCTGGGGCTCCCGGAAAACCTGGCCTCAGTCACCATCCCCATCCGGCTGGACGCCCTGTCCTCTCTGCTGCACAGTGCGTTGCTGGGGGCCTACGCCCTGCCCAACTGCGCCTGTGTGCCCCCTTGCCAGCCCCCGCAGCCCGGCCCTGCTGGCAGCGCACCCCAAACCCGGGGCAGGTGGGATAGGCGGCCGAGGCCAGGCCGGGGTCccaggcagcagccctggggctccGGGCGGGCTGAGCAGCCAGAGAGGGCACACAGAGGGTACCCTGCGTctggccccaggaccccaccaacaccatcaccacgGACCTCACCCACGCAGGAGGGCAAGAAGGAACCCAGACGGCTGGAAGCAGCCCCGGACGGAGCCCCCGCGGAGGAGGACTGGGAGACTGAGTATTAG